A window of Streptomyces sp. DG1A-41 contains these coding sequences:
- a CDS encoding DUF58 domain-containing protein: MTTAGTGQSEADRGEKGGIRTALAGLTTRGRSFLAAGVAAAACSYVLGQSDLLRVGLLLAVLPLVCATVLYRTRYRVAGSRRLSPARVPAGSEARVHLRMDNVSRLPTGLLMLQDRVPYVLGPRPRFVLDRVEAGGRREVSYRVRSDLRGRYPLGPLQLRLTDPFGMCELTRSFSTHDTLTVIPRVEPLAPVRLSGEAKGYGEGRQRSLALAGEDDVIPRGYRYGDDLRRVHWRSTARYGELMVRREEQPQRARCTVLLDTRGIAFRGAGPGSAFEWAVAGAASVLVHMLEGGFSVRLLTDTGNAVPGEGGDGFAGANQESADAAGLMMDTLAVIDHSDGAGLSRAYDVLRGGNEGLLVAFLGDLDEDQAAVLGRMRQRSPGAVAFVLDSDTWIREPGDVPGPLDGSGERLRMLREAGWTALGVPRGASVDELWRQADRERRGMAAAGGGEGP; encoded by the coding sequence ATGACCACCGCGGGGACGGGGCAGTCGGAGGCCGACCGGGGCGAGAAGGGTGGCATCCGCACCGCCCTGGCCGGTCTGACCACCCGCGGACGCTCCTTCCTGGCCGCCGGCGTCGCGGCCGCCGCCTGTTCGTACGTGCTCGGGCAGAGCGACCTGCTGCGCGTGGGCCTGCTGCTTGCGGTGCTGCCGCTGGTGTGCGCGACGGTGCTGTACCGCACGCGCTACCGGGTCGCGGGCAGCCGCCGCCTCTCCCCCGCGCGCGTGCCGGCCGGCAGCGAGGCCCGGGTCCATCTGCGGATGGACAACGTCTCGCGGCTGCCCACGGGCCTGCTGATGCTCCAGGACCGGGTGCCGTACGTACTCGGTCCCCGGCCCCGTTTCGTGCTCGACCGGGTGGAGGCGGGCGGCCGGCGAGAGGTGTCCTACCGGGTGCGCTCCGACCTGCGCGGCCGCTACCCGCTGGGCCCGCTTCAGTTGCGCCTGACCGACCCGTTCGGCATGTGCGAGCTGACCCGGTCCTTCTCGACGCACGACACCCTGACGGTGATCCCGCGCGTGGAACCGCTGGCGCCGGTGCGCCTGAGCGGCGAGGCGAAGGGGTACGGCGAAGGGCGGCAGCGTTCGCTCGCGCTGGCCGGCGAGGACGACGTGATCCCGCGCGGGTACCGCTACGGCGACGACCTGCGCCGCGTGCACTGGCGCTCCACGGCCCGCTACGGCGAGTTGATGGTGCGTCGTGAGGAGCAGCCGCAGCGTGCCCGGTGCACGGTGCTGCTCGACACCCGGGGCATCGCCTTCCGGGGCGCGGGCCCCGGCTCGGCCTTCGAGTGGGCCGTGGCGGGCGCCGCGTCCGTGCTGGTGCACATGCTAGAAGGGGGCTTCTCGGTACGGCTGTTGACGGACACCGGCAACGCGGTGCCCGGCGAGGGCGGAGACGGCTTCGCGGGTGCGAACCAGGAGTCGGCGGACGCGGCCGGGCTGATGATGGACACCCTCGCGGTGATCGACCACTCCGACGGTGCGGGCCTGTCCCGGGCCTACGACGTGCTGCGCGGCGGGAACGAGGGGCTGCTGGTGGCCTTCCTCGGCGACCTGGACGAGGATCAGGCGGCGGTGCTGGGCCGGATGCGGCAGCGCAGCCCGGGCGCGGTCGCCTTCGTGCTGGACAGCGACACCTGGATACGGGAACCGGGCGACGTGCCCGGTCCGTTGGACGGGAGCGGGGAGCGGTTGCGCATGCTGCGCGAGGCGGGCTGGACGGCCCTCGGTGTGCCGCGGGGCGCTTCCGTGGACGAGCTGTGGCGGCAGGCCGACCGGGAGCGCAGGGGGATGGCCGCCGCGGGCGGCGGGGAGGGACCGTGA
- a CDS encoding MoxR family ATPase, with product MTTYDDRASLTDLTAVVERVRESVEGVIEGKPEVVRLSLTVLLAEGHLLIEDVPGVGKTMLAKALARSIDCSVRRIQFTPDLLPSDITGVSIWDQQRSDFEFKPGAIFAQVVIGDEINRASPKTQSALLESMEERQVTIDGKTYELPSPFMVVATQNPVEMEGTYPLPEAQRDRFMARVSVGYPSPEAELQMLDVHGGVSPLEDLQPVAHAHEILKLIEAVRGVHVAEPVRRYAVDLVGATRTHPDLRLGASPRATLHLLRAAKASAALSGREYALPDDVQALAVAVLAHRLLPTAQAQLNRRTAQQVVEEILQRTAVPAAPQQSGFGGLGRGVPAYPQQPPRRL from the coding sequence GTGACGACCTATGACGATCGAGCGAGCCTCACTGATCTGACCGCCGTGGTGGAACGCGTGCGGGAGTCGGTGGAAGGCGTGATCGAGGGCAAGCCCGAGGTCGTACGGCTCTCGCTGACCGTGCTGCTGGCCGAGGGACATCTGCTGATCGAGGACGTCCCGGGCGTCGGCAAGACGATGCTCGCCAAGGCACTGGCGCGGTCCATCGACTGCTCGGTGCGGCGGATCCAGTTCACGCCCGACCTGCTGCCGTCGGACATCACCGGTGTGTCCATCTGGGACCAGCAGCGCAGCGACTTCGAGTTCAAGCCGGGTGCGATCTTCGCGCAGGTGGTGATCGGTGACGAGATCAACCGCGCCTCGCCCAAGACGCAGTCCGCGCTCCTGGAGTCGATGGAGGAGCGCCAGGTCACCATCGACGGCAAGACCTACGAGCTGCCCAGCCCCTTCATGGTGGTGGCGACGCAGAACCCGGTCGAGATGGAGGGCACCTACCCGCTGCCGGAGGCCCAGCGCGACCGTTTCATGGCCCGGGTCTCGGTCGGCTATCCCAGCCCCGAGGCCGAGCTCCAGATGCTGGACGTGCACGGCGGCGTCTCGCCGTTGGAGGACCTCCAGCCCGTGGCCCACGCGCACGAGATCCTCAAGCTGATCGAGGCGGTGCGCGGCGTCCATGTCGCCGAGCCGGTCCGGCGCTACGCGGTGGACCTGGTCGGCGCCACGCGCACGCACCCCGACCTGAGACTGGGCGCCTCCCCGCGTGCGACGCTGCACCTGCTGCGCGCGGCGAAGGCGTCCGCAGCCCTGAGCGGCCGGGAGTACGCGCTGCCGGACGACGTGCAGGCACTCGCCGTCGCCGTCCTGGCCCACCGCCTGCTGCCCACCGCCCAGGCCCAGCTCAACCGCCGCACGGCCCAGCAGGTCGTCGAGGAGATCCTCCAGCGCACTGCGGTGCCGGCGGCGCCCCAGCAGAGCGGCTTCGGCGGCCTCGGCCGGGGCGTGCCGGCGTATCCGCAGCAGCCGCCGCGGAGGCTGTGA
- a CDS encoding transglutaminaseTgpA domain-containing protein: protein MSGRVRLALGAWAATLMAACALLPLVKPATWIVQAAFLLAVQAGAGAAARRVPLARPLTVAAQAVVTVLLLTFVFAREQAFAGLVPGPDALDRFALLLRQGGDDIARYAIPAPLESDGIRLMLIGGVLIIGLLVDTLAVTFRSAAPAGLPLLALYSVAAGLSDGGTDWLWFLVAAAGYLMLLLAEGRDRLSQWGRVFGGAPRTAGGEPSGAVAPVRTGRRIGVVALGIALVVPLGLPAMNGGLLDSVGTGAGGGTGGGGTISAVNPLVSLRDNLNVDEDRQVLSVKTKMADVSDLYLRIVSLDDFDGTTWKPSRRSITAVPDGTLPTPIGLGPDVKRTEVDTTITAADWYAQDWLPMPYPPSAVNIRGNWRYEPLGMTLVGDHGQNTRGLTYQVMSLDVQPTAEQLASAAPPPTDIERDFTKLPDSLPPVVARTARQVTAGAANPYDQAVKLQDWFAVTGGFEYDTRVQVGSGSEGIARFLRDKQGFCVHFSFAMAAMARSLDIPARVAVGFAPGSPQADGSVSVGLRDAHAWPELYFEGVGWTRFEPTPNRGSMPPYTLPESPGSSLPDVARPSQTSSAAPSPTPSASDSCTPEQKKLDGGCASESPQAVLPTGDDGPKWYALLAWALAVLAVLALPLTPMLWRLRTRAVRLGAHGRGEADAAPHTLAVWQELTDTAWDFGIAPDESRTPRKAAARIVRLGSLDATAAASVHRVANAVEQVLYAPRPRPTAGLTDDVRRAAAGLSAGVGRGTRLRAVLVPRSTVRVVWAASAWWSGVRERALALRPTWRKTSGQQG, encoded by the coding sequence ATGAGCGGGCGGGTACGACTGGCGCTGGGCGCGTGGGCGGCCACGCTGATGGCAGCGTGCGCCCTGCTGCCCCTCGTCAAGCCGGCGACCTGGATCGTGCAGGCGGCCTTCCTGCTGGCCGTGCAGGCGGGCGCGGGCGCGGCGGCCCGCAGGGTGCCGCTGGCGCGACCGCTGACGGTGGCGGCACAGGCCGTGGTCACGGTGTTGCTGCTGACGTTCGTGTTCGCCCGTGAGCAGGCCTTCGCCGGGCTGGTGCCCGGTCCGGACGCCCTCGACCGCTTCGCGCTCCTGCTCCGCCAGGGCGGAGACGACATCGCGCGGTACGCGATCCCGGCGCCCCTGGAGTCCGACGGCATCCGGCTGATGCTCATCGGCGGCGTCCTGATCATCGGACTGCTGGTGGACACCCTCGCGGTGACCTTCCGCAGCGCCGCCCCGGCCGGGCTGCCGCTGCTCGCCCTGTACTCGGTGGCCGCGGGGCTGTCCGACGGGGGCACCGACTGGCTGTGGTTCCTGGTCGCGGCGGCCGGCTATCTGATGCTGCTCCTGGCCGAGGGACGGGACCGGCTCTCCCAGTGGGGCCGGGTCTTCGGCGGGGCCCCGCGCACGGCCGGAGGGGAACCGAGCGGCGCGGTCGCCCCGGTCCGCACCGGCCGGCGCATCGGCGTGGTCGCGCTGGGCATCGCCCTTGTGGTGCCGCTCGGCCTGCCCGCGATGAACGGCGGCCTGCTGGACTCCGTGGGCACGGGCGCGGGCGGCGGCACGGGCGGCGGAGGCACGATCTCCGCCGTGAACCCGCTGGTGTCGCTGCGCGACAATCTGAACGTGGACGAGGACCGGCAGGTCCTCTCCGTGAAGACGAAGATGGCCGACGTCTCGGACCTCTATCTGCGGATCGTGTCCCTGGACGACTTCGACGGCACCACCTGGAAGCCGTCCCGGCGATCCATCACCGCGGTGCCCGACGGCACCCTCCCGACCCCGATCGGCCTCGGCCCCGACGTCAAACGCACGGAGGTCGACACCACGATCACGGCGGCCGACTGGTACGCCCAGGACTGGCTGCCCATGCCGTACCCGCCCAGCGCCGTCAACATCCGGGGCAACTGGCGTTACGAGCCCCTGGGCATGACGCTGGTCGGAGACCACGGCCAGAACACACGAGGGCTGACGTACCAGGTCATGAGCCTGGACGTGCAGCCGACGGCGGAGCAGCTGGCCTCGGCGGCGCCCCCGCCGACGGACATCGAGCGGGATTTCACCAAGCTGCCCGACTCGCTGCCGCCGGTGGTGGCCCGCACCGCCCGCCAGGTCACCGCGGGCGCCGCCAACCCGTACGACCAGGCGGTCAAGCTCCAGGACTGGTTCGCCGTGACCGGCGGCTTCGAGTACGACACCCGGGTGCAGGTCGGCAGCGGCTCGGAGGGGATCGCCCGCTTCCTGCGGGACAAGCAGGGCTTCTGCGTGCACTTTTCCTTCGCGATGGCGGCGATGGCCCGCTCCCTGGACATACCGGCCCGGGTCGCGGTGGGCTTCGCGCCCGGTTCCCCGCAGGCGGACGGCTCGGTGTCGGTGGGGCTGCGCGACGCGCACGCCTGGCCCGAGCTGTACTTCGAGGGCGTGGGCTGGACACGCTTCGAGCCGACTCCGAACCGCGGCTCGATGCCGCCGTACACCCTGCCGGAGAGCCCCGGCAGCTCGCTGCCTGACGTGGCGCGCCCGTCCCAGACGTCGTCCGCCGCGCCGTCCCCGACGCCCTCGGCGAGTGACAGCTGCACCCCTGAGCAGAAGAAGCTGGACGGCGGGTGCGCGAGCGAGTCCCCGCAGGCGGTGCTGCCCACGGGCGACGACGGCCCGAAGTGGTACGCGCTCCTGGCCTGGGCCCTGGCCGTGCTCGCCGTCCTGGCGCTCCCGCTGACACCGATGCTGTGGCGCCTGCGGACCCGCGCGGTCCGGCTGGGGGCGCATGGCCGCGGCGAGGCGGACGCGGCGCCGCACACGCTGGCCGTCTGGCAGGAGCTGACCGACACGGCCTGGGACTTCGGCATCGCGCCGGACGAGTCACGGACGCCACGGAAGGCGGCCGCCCGTATCGTCCGGCTGGGCTCCCTCGACGCGACGGCGGCGGCCTCGGTGCACCGGGTGGCGAACGCGGTGGAGCAGGTCCTGTACGCACCGCGCCCCCGCCCGACGGCGGGACTCACGGACGATGTCCGCCGTGCGGCAGCGGGCCTGAGCGCCGGGGTCGGCCGCGGCACCAGGCTCCGTGCGGTCCTGGTCCCGCGCTCCACCGTGCGCGTGGTGTGGGCGGCGTCGGCCTGGTGGTCGGGCGTGCGGGAGCGGGCTCTGGCGCTGCGGCCGACGTGGCGGAAGACCTCGGGGCAGCAGGGCTGA
- a CDS encoding DUF3040 domain-containing protein, whose protein sequence is MPLSEHEQRMLEQMERALYAEDPKFASALEGSGLRTYTRRRVYQAVAGFLVGIALLMAGMVAKQVWLSVVGFLVMLGCAVLAVTGWRKAPKPGEQAAGADGQPAARRQGRQRRSMMDRIEQRWQKRRDEQGGH, encoded by the coding sequence GTGCCGCTCTCGGAGCACGAGCAGCGCATGCTCGAGCAGATGGAGCGAGCGCTGTACGCCGAAGATCCCAAGTTCGCGTCGGCGCTTGAGGGAAGCGGGCTGCGTACGTACACCCGGCGGCGGGTCTACCAGGCGGTCGCGGGCTTCCTCGTAGGTATTGCGCTCCTCATGGCCGGTATGGTCGCCAAGCAGGTCTGGCTCAGCGTCGTGGGCTTCCTCGTCATGCTGGGCTGTGCGGTGCTCGCCGTGACCGGCTGGCGCAAGGCCCCCAAGCCGGGCGAACAGGCGGCCGGGGCCGACGGACAGCCGGCCGCCCGCCGACAGGGCCGGCAACGGCGCTCCATGATGGACCGCATCGAGCAGCGCTGGCAGAAGCGCCGCGACGAGCAGGGCGGCCATTAG
- a CDS encoding carbonic anhydrase, with translation MTTSASIPTGSESATAAGGTVTDRIVEANAQYAAAFGHAGMDAKPALHVAVVACMDARLDPLAALGLELGDCHTIRNAGGVVTDDVIRSLTISQRKLGTRSVVLVHHTGCGMETLSEGFRGELEAEVGQRPAWAVECFSDVDQDVRQSMRRVRTSPFLPHTDDVRGFVFDVKTGLLREIDPAS, from the coding sequence ATGACGACTTCTGCATCGATTCCCACAGGTTCGGAGAGCGCCACAGCCGCGGGCGGCACGGTCACGGACCGTATCGTCGAGGCGAACGCCCAGTACGCCGCCGCCTTCGGGCACGCCGGGATGGACGCCAAGCCCGCCCTGCACGTAGCCGTCGTGGCCTGCATGGACGCCCGCCTCGACCCGCTCGCCGCGCTCGGTCTGGAGCTCGGCGACTGCCACACCATCCGCAATGCCGGCGGCGTCGTCACCGACGACGTGATCCGCTCCCTCACCATCAGCCAGCGCAAGCTGGGCACGCGCAGCGTCGTCCTCGTCCACCACACCGGCTGCGGTATGGAGACCCTGAGCGAGGGCTTCCGGGGCGAGCTGGAGGCCGAGGTCGGCCAGCGCCCGGCGTGGGCGGTGGAGTGCTTCTCGGACGTCGACCAGGACGTACGGCAGTCGATGCGGCGCGTGCGCACCTCGCCGTTCCTGCCGCACACGGACGACGTGCGGGGGTTCGTCTTCGACGTGAAGACCGGCCTGCTGCGGGAGATCGACCCCGCCTCCTGA